One window of Magnetospirillum sp. WYHS-4 genomic DNA carries:
- a CDS encoding site-specific integrase yields MGLKQVGPKTCRNELLLLRHVFEMAVKEFGIEGLTNPVARISLPSPGRARDRRLEMGEAERLLAAAQRDENIWIGALIALAVETGARRGELANLTWEDVSLGRRTAVLRDTKNGDDRVIPLGSKAIRILEGLPRNIDGRVSS; encoded by the coding sequence TTGGGCCTGAAGCAGGTCGGCCCGAAGACCTGCCGCAACGAACTGCTCCTGCTCCGCCACGTCTTCGAGATGGCCGTGAAGGAATTCGGCATCGAGGGCCTGACCAATCCCGTGGCGAGGATTTCCTTGCCCTCGCCGGGCAGGGCCCGCGACCGCCGGCTCGAAATGGGGGAGGCCGAACGGCTGCTGGCCGCCGCCCAAAGGGACGAGAACATCTGGATCGGTGCCTTGATCGCGCTCGCCGTCGAAACCGGGGCGCGGCGCGGCGAACTCGCCAACCTGACCTGGGAGGATGTCAGTCTCGGCCGCCGGACGGCGGTCCTTCGCGATACCAAGAACGGCGACGACCGCGTCATCCCCCTCGGCAGCAAGGCGATCCGCATCCTGGAAGGCCTCCCCAGGAACATTGACGGGCGGGTCTCCTCCTGA